The genomic interval TTACAATCTGCCTGGAAGCTGAATAGTTCAACTTGCTGCTTTGATAGTAGTTTGTAATTCCTCTGTTATACAGCCATGACTGCATTCACTTCAGTGTTTAACCGCGtgtgctttgtgtgtctgttagAGGAGCTGCTGAACCGTGGGCGCtgtgaggtgtgtgtgtgtgctgagctggaggagctgaagagcCAGGTGAACCGCCTGCAGAGCAGGAACAGGGAGCTGGAGCTACAGAGCAGCGGCAGAAACAGCGACCACGCCCGACAAATACGCCAGGTGatacacaaaaaaactaaaaacatatttggtaGCACTACAAAATGCAGTCTGTGCTCTCCAGCAACTTAGAGTTCAAGACTTTGAATTTAGAGGtactttaaactttttaactACCCTTCTAAAACCTACCAGGTAATTTCCTAGAACGTAGCAGTTACTTGCCAGGAAACTTACCACTTATTTTCCTAGAAACCCACCAGTTACTTTTCCAGAAACATACCAAGTACCTTCCTTTATCTTACCAGTAACTTCATTGATAGTCTCAAAGAACGTACCAATTATTGTGTGGACTTTTGACAGAACCTACCaggtacctttcccaaaatgttcCCAGAACATAATGATAACTTTCTAGAACCTACCAATGAGAGTGTATCTGGTAATTCAACCTGGTTGCTGGAAGTGCTCCATAAGTTCCCAGAAAGTAACCGCTACATTTCAAGGAAGTACCTGTTAAAGGTACTTTCCAGACCTTAGTAAGTTCTGCCAAAGTACTTGGTAAGTTCTCGGAGAGCATCTGGTAGCCTCTAAAAAAATATCTGGCAGGTTCTGAAAAGTACCTAGTAAGTTCCCTAAAAATGCCAGGAAATAGCCTCTAAGTTTGAGAGAAGAAGTGGCTGTACTGTTTAGTGCTACCTAGCAGTGAGATGGAACACATATGCTGAATGAATAAAACTGTTGCAGCATGCTGAAGCCCTGTCCAGCTTGCGCTCCGAGATGGTGAGAGCCCAGACCGAGGAGCTGCGCCGCATCCAGAAGCACGCAGACGATGAAAGGGAGAAACTGCTGAAGGAGATGGAAAAGGAGAGGGAAAGTCGGCAGAAGGATCGGCAGCAAGAAAAGGACCAGTTTGAGAAGGAAAGAAGCAAAATACGCAGAGAAAGAGATGAGGAAAAGGAAGTGCTCCAAAAACAAGTGGAGGAGATCACAGAACGCCTCagaagagagaaagaggaagaTGTGGACAGACTACGTAAAGAACTGGAAGTTGAGAGAGTTCGCATCCGTTCCCAGCTGGACAAGAGCATCGAGCAGGTTGAGACGGAGAGGGCCAATGTGCAGCAGAAGCTGGAGGAAGAGAAGAAGAGATTGGCAGAGAAAGCTGAGGAAGACAAGAAGCGTTTGAAGGAGCAGGTGCGGAGGGCGATTGAGGAGGTGATGAGGAGGCACGCGGCAGAATTGAACAATGTCCAAGAAGCTCTGAGCTCAGAGAGGAAGACCAACCAAGAGGTCAGCACcagtctgtacacacacaggAAAGAGCTTGGTACTACTGACACTGAGGCACAAATTCATATGCATTTAATTTTCTCCCATTTTGTCTTCTTGTAACCTCAAACTTTGATACATTCCTTTTGATTTTgctgtgatagagcaacacaaatgaatacttctgcaaggcactgtacctctTAGAGTCAGGATGACAGGATAAATCAGGTTAAGGTTGAACATTTCTTTGACAGCAATCAGACTATGCTGCAAATGAGAGCACAATTCCTCTGTAATGTGCAGTTTAATCCAAACTTTAAAAATAGTCTGCTGTTCAGCTGAATAATAAATGGTGATTTTTTTAGTTCCAGGCTGAGTCAGATTTTATACGTTATTATTTTGCATGAAGGAGCAAAATGCCACAAGTAATAATGTCTCTTTTCATCCCATGGTGCAGCTGTCTGCACTCTGAGGAACAGCTGGGCCACAGACGGTGGGGAGGTGGCTGAAAGCCTGATTTACAGAAAGTTTTTTCTCTGACAgtctatataaatatattatgagATTCAGTTGTCCAAAAACACTGCCCTTTTAATGCTTATGTGATCTTGCTGTAATCTAGATTTATAATTCAGGCTGGGTCATAGTATTGTGGTATGACAGTAGAGTTATAAactacactgccttgcaaaagtatttcttttgttttacattttgtcatattcaCAATCACACTCTTCAGTGTACTTTGGGTTTTATCTTATAGACCAACTCAGAAAAGTGTACAGTTTTGATTCattgttttgaaatgatttttacaaataaaaaactgaaagtgttGGTggtcatttgtattcagcccctgaatcaatactttgttgaaccacctttcactgcaattaaagctgcagGTTTTTGGGGTATGCTAATCTGCCATCTTTGCATATCTACagacatacatttttctttggcaAATCTTCTTGGCAAAAGCTCAAATTAAGACTGGATGTAGAGCGTCTGTAAGCATCAACTTTCAGGTCTTGCCGCTCATTGTCAGTTAGATACTAgatgtaggtctggactttttCACGGCATTCTAAAGCATTGATGTGGCTTGTGCTAAACTTGTGGGGTGCTCCCTCTTCCCTCCTGGATATTTAAAGTCTTCTGCACTGtctaaaagttgttttttcccAGGACTATCCTGTATTTAACTTAATCTATCTTTACATTAACTCTAACCAGTTTTCTCTTTACTGctgaaaaaagcatccccaaatcTGTCATAAATTGTGGTTGagcaggaccaaaatgcaggcaGGAGGACgggagccgcatggtgagtcGACAAGATTTAATAATAATTGATAAACACCTACATACATAGGCAGGTTAACAGGCAAGAACACTGAGACTTGGAACTAGGGAGGTATGCAGTAGCAAATGCAGAGAATCCAGTGGTGAACAATGATAATGAAGTGGGGTGTGAACCAATGAACTGGGAGAGGAGCAAATCGGGAGAATGTGAGACAGCTGAGGACCAGGGAACCTAAACAATACAGAGGGAGAATGACTAGTTAACCTGATGAGCATGGAAAGCAGGGAGGTGAGCTGCACACAAGAAAACTAGACTTAAGAACATAAACACAGAGGGACCAGTTCTAtaagaaatatataaatatatatataaactaaacacatCTAACACTGGGACCCAGGAAGTAACAAAATTAACCAGAAGGAATCTAAGAGAATAAGcagaaagtaaacacaaaaacctaacaGAGACAGAACCTGacaacatcatgatgctgccaccaccttcaCTGACCTGTACAGTGTTttacttggtcttcatgatgctgtttgcttactaatgttctctaacaaaccagcAAGTCTATTTACTAACAGGGTGAGTCCTAAAGGCAGTTGGTtccattggattttatttaggggtatcagagtaaaaggggctgaataaaaatgttaagcAACACTTAACAATTATAATGAAAACTATtacaattttccttccactctacAATTATGTTATGTTGATCTACCATATAAAACTCCAATTAAACAGGGTAATGTTTATGGTTTTAACCTTACAAAATGTACCTGTGATTGTGGTAATGATGGTTTTGATGGTGGCCAAATACTCTTGAAGGTGTGTGCACGTTTGGAAGATGAGAGACAAGCTGCTGAGGAGCTACGCAAAAGCctggagagagaaaaagatgAGCTCAGGACAAAATTGAAGGATACCAACAGTGAGGTAAGATGTAAGCCAAGATGAGAAGTGAAATATATTAACgttttctttttgccacagATTTCTGTTTGTGCTACAGATCTGCAGGTTGGAGGCTGTGATCCAACAGAACGGTGAGAAGGAGAAGGTGGCCGGCGAGGCTGCAACATCATGCGGTCCGCGATACTCTCGTCTGGAGGAGGAGCTCGGTCAGGCCCGGAGTCGGCTGGCTCGAGCTCAAGAGGAGGCAGAGAGGCAGCGTGACAGGCTGCAGAGAGAGACAGCCTCCCTGAGGAGTGACAAGCATCGGCTGGAGGAGAAAGTCCTGGAACAGAGCCGAATGAATACAGAGAGGAATCTTCTGGAGCAGAGCCAGCGGCACATGGAGGCCCACATCAGGTAGCGACCCAAAATTGACCTGCCAGACCCGCTTCCATCTCCAAGCCTTCACTCTGCTTTTAATCTCAATTTACTGCCTCATTTAAATGAGTAATGTTGCGGCTTTGCAGACAGGAAAATTGCTGCAGTAATAAATATAAGTCAGTCAATAAGCTCTGCTGTTACATAAGGGAAGAATAAGTCAATATTATAGTTTAAATGATAATTGCCTGAGCTGTGACACCGTTAGGTTTTGCacctttagcattttgtttATCACGGCTATGTGATTAAGCGTGTAAATACAgcttttcactttatttttaattttgtttaattacaCTCTAACAGCTGCTTCTCCCAGTTACAACTATTCTGGGTAGATAAGGATGGATACAACACACATTAATGTTGAGGAAAACAGTAGAACGTTTTAAAAAAggcaaatgaaaagaaaagcagGATGCCATGCAATGAGTTGATGATAATGAAGATATAAAGTTATTTGTGATGCATGTAGCATACAGTGCCGTAGTCTCTTACAGTGTGAGGTTTTAAGATCCAGTTCAGAAATAGAAtgacaaaaaatgaaatgttatgGTAAATTACATTTATGATTTAAATGTTAGTAGAGGTTACAACtacttatataaataaaagtaatataTTGGCTGTTAATGCAGTGTTGTGTTTTAGTTATAGCCCTGTTTAAGTGAATTAGTAATGTGCTGAACCGATATTCAGAGTCACAAATCTCTTTTTACTGctacaatgctgtaaaaaaagtattttctaccTTAAAGAGTTCTTCTGTCAGATTTTAACTTTTTGCTACATCTACATAATTCAGatggtaaaaaaataattacagcaGACAAAGATGagctgagtaaatacaaaaagcaaaccatggtggtggcagcttcaGGCTGTGGGGTTGTGTTTCGTTAGTAGGGGAACAGAAGCTTTTCAGAGTTGAtatgaaaatggatggagctaaatacaggaaaatcttagaagaaaaacCTTTTGGAAGCTGCATAAAACTTAAAGACTGCAGCAGAAGTTCACCTTGTTGCAGGACAGCAGCACTAAACATACATCCAGAGCtaaaatagaatggtttagatcaaagcatattcatatgttataatagcccagtcaaagtctacaaatccaactgagaatcttgAAAACTGAGgttcaaattatatttttttaaatggtaacCTCATTAAGAAAGGGGAAAATAACTATCCTTTATCCTCTATCCTTGATCCCCCGGGTCAAATCATTAATCAGCAATTTCAGACTAAAAGATCTcacaaagcaacacatcatgccccaatttaaagaaattcaagaacaatgAGAAACACAGTCTGTCTGAAAAGGATTATAAACCCCCTTTAAAGGCTTTGAGACTGCAACAACCCAAGTGAGGAACCTTCCAGGCATGGATGGCCTACCAACATCACTCCAAAAGTGCATAGATTATTCAAGTCAGGTCagttcaagtttatttatatagcgcttttcagcaacaaggcactcaaggcgctgtgaaaaacattacaatgatacagaaaatcaaacaacagaggtaatttaaaaaataaagagaaataaaactagagaatccagggaagaccaagaactataataattacaataataattataaaccatacaaagcaataagaaaacaaccataaaaaaaactaaagaagtaaacactaggaggcggaagagggagaaaagaaaacatgatgcaaaaaccaaaatagaaacatctaagcaaaaggtaaacaaacacaaagccaaaaacagagtccaaaaatgtcactctgtgataagcataagaactaaaagctgcttctccatgtttggttctggttctgggtatgcagagtagatttgagccagaaaacctgagaggtctgggtggttgatacactgacaacaagtctgtaatgtgttttggtgctaagccattcagtgatttatagactaacagaagtattttaaagtctattctctgagctacagggagccagtatctggactttagaaccagggtgatgtgctccactttcatagttctagtgaggacgcgagcagcagcgttctggatcaactgcagctgtctgatcaactttttaggcagacctgtgaagacaccgttgtagtaatcaattctactaaagatgaacgcatgaattagtttttcaaggtcctgctgagacattagtcctttaatcctggagatgttctttaggtgatagaaggccgaccttgttactgtctttatgtgcctcttataatctgagttagggggagcatgtagatattgaataggaggggccctaagatggacccttggggaacgccacatgtgatttttgtggtctctgatgtgaagttacctactgacactataaagtccctgtccttcaagtaggatttaaaccaatcgagtgctgtaccagaaaggccgacccagttttccaggcgctctaataaaacggagtgatcaacagtgtcgaatgctgcactaaggtccaataataccagcactgtggttcttccacagtctgcatttatacagatgtaattgaacaccttgacaagagcagtctctgtactgtggtgagcaggaagcctgactggaaaacatcaaagcggttggtcgttgttaggaagttgtttaactgctgaaacacagctttttcaatattcttTCTGATAAacgggaggtttgatataggcctgtagttctgtagtagcagcttgtccaagttgctctttttcaatagaggtttgttaatggctgtttttagggcctgggggaaaacacctgacaaaagggacgtgtttattatttgtgttaaatcagatgtgattacgggcaaagctttcttaagaaaGCTgagggtaaaacatcgagacagcaggaagaagagcttagttgctgtacgatttctttcttcaaagtttttgtcgtttatttggtgaaattgggaaattttgtcaaaatcagttctagttggacacaacattggtactggaggtGATCTGGATATgttgactgcccctctgatcttttgggttttttcagtgaagaatttagcaaattcattgcagacCCTGGTAGAGtagagttcagatgctacagttacaggatggtttgttaacctgtcgaccgtggcaaataatgcacgagcattgttaatgtttttgctgatgatctcagaaaagaaagattcccttgcatttttcagttgtagattACATCTGTAGAGTCTCTCCTTATAGATAATacagtgaacctggagtccagtctttcgccacctgcgctcagctttttgacactcctttttttcacttctgactggtggagcacttctccacgaagacattttcttcccagaaacgaagtggaggtagaagactaaatctggttaaaggtttcagcagcaccgtccttaaagatgcgttttcttatcatgtctctttggcaaactgagtcagtGCAGgtgatgctttcagaaataacagaaaagtggtcagacagggaaacatcagttacagacaccttcaTCCAAGAGATCAGAAAATAACTCAGAGTAGCATCTAAAATACTGGCAGCCTGATTTGCGTCAGTTAAGGTCACTACTTGTGACTCAACAACAAGAAAAAGACTGGGAAAAATGCCCTGCATGGGAGACTTCCAAGGAGTAAACCCCTGCTGACCAAAATAATTCACATTTCCCAAACATCTGGATTATCCCCAAGACATTGGTAGTTTTGCATTCTGTTACATTATCAAACTAGCGTAGtaattcagaaaacaaacagtATACATACAGTCAAATATGGTGgctggtagtgtgatggtctgaggtTGCTTTGCTGGTTTGGGACCAACTTGTCACAGTTGATGGGCCCACCATCATGGTTGTTACCAGAAAATGCTGAAGGAGAATATCCAGcaatcagtttgtgaccttaatcCTAAACCCAAGCCCAAAGttaggttttggagtggcctagacAACGTTATTAGGTTTATGGCTACTGTTACTTTTCACTTGACGATAGGTTGGTTTGATAGCTTTTCCCTTAATGAATCAAATcatgtttaaaaacagaattttgtatttactgggggtatttttgtctgatattcaAATGATCTGAAacttaatgatctgaaacattttggtgtgacagaaaagcaaaacagaagaaatctgtaagagggcaAATACGTTTTTATATGTCAACATACTGCATTGGAAGTACAAAGGTTAAGGAACCACTACTCGATCATATGAAATGTCGATAAAATGCaacaaagtttgtggttgtacctTTACaagatgtggaaaagttcacaTTTTGCTAGGCACTGTAAATCTGCCTCGTTCGGATTCGCTTCTGCAGGGCAGAGTGCGAGGATCGTCTCAGAGCAGAGTTCAGGATAGAGATGAACGCTGCAGTCGCTGAGAGCGAACAACGATGGCAGGACAGAGAACAAGAGCTGCAGACCCAGGTGTCTGAGCTGCAGGCTCTGCTGACGGAGCTGCAAGCACAGGTGAGCCTACGTCACTAACGGCCCTCTATAAACTAATCCATCACGCATGCCAGactcattttttaaatctgttttcccATCTTAATTATTCCTAAAAGTCTGTCTTTTTTGCATTGAACTCTGAGTTTCCTGTGGTTAATCTGCATGAGTCTGTATGTTCTAGAACATTAGGTCAAATTCTTTTTGCAAACACATCATCCCAGACAGCGTGCAGAGCCTAAAAATACTCCACCTTGTGATCTGTCACAGATGCAGGCGGAGAAAAAGACGGCGGGACGGGAAGATGACAGCCATGCCAACCCCGAAATTGACAAGCTGAGGAAGGAGGTCCAGGACACTAAGGAGATAAACAAGAAACTGAGAGAGCTGCTGCAGGTAtgcactcacacacaaacaggaTGTGTACCCAAGCCGAAAAGCCCTACTGTACAGGCATTGCTTAATAGATTTTCTCTGTTGTGAATAATTTAGCAGCTTTGGTGCAAGTGTTGCAGTGCAGAgcaatatatttttctgtgaatgGAGCAAGCTGATTTTGTAGACTGGAAGAATGCAGCCATTGTCAAATAGATAAACGTGTGTGTTATTGTGTCAAAGGAACCTCAGAGCCAGTCCTTGGCAGAGGAGAGACACAGTCACGCCATGGCGCTGCAGGCGTTGGAAAGGCAGGCAAAGGAAGATCTTCTGTCTGAGATCAACCGGCTTCAGACAATGCACCACCTGGAGCTCGGTAACATTTGCTGAATTTTAATACCCAAATAAGAgctcaaacaaaaacagatgcaGAAATGAAATGAGCAAATGAGCACAGACTGCATTGTACAACCAGATTACAAATTCAGCACAGCGGCAGGAGTAGGCGGGTAGGTCTGGGTGGTGGGTACTGAAAGAGTTGACCAAACTGATTTAGttttctgtctgtgtttgtttttgtgtgtacaTGAAATCAGACAAGCAGCGGGCAGAGCTGACCCAGCAGCACACAGAGTGGAGCCGACAGATGACCCAGAGACACATGCAGCAGATAGAAGACCTACAGGCCCAActacaagcacacacacagatgATGGCTCTGCAACAGGTGTTGGACACAGTGCCAAATATTAATCCTAACGTGCACAGACACGCACACTCTTTTTATCCACAATTCATGGCCTACGCCCTGCTGATTTAATCTCTCTCTGTGTGCACACTGAAGCAAATCACAGCAGCTGATACCTGATATCATTATCTTTTATATCAATAAAATCCTCCTTGGCTGTGGGATTGAGCCAGCACAGCATGATgttctgtgcagcagaactgaatatattaaaaacagaaatctgacTGAACGGTGATGAAAACATTGAAAGTTTCCTCTTCTGCTCATTATCTGTTGTGCTTCTGTACGTGTGAAGGACCTGAAGCAGCAGAACCAGTACCAAGTATTTGAGCGACAGCTGGACGAGAGCCGCTGTGCCATGCTGGAGCTTCAAAGAGAAAACActgcactgaaaaaaaaactgcaggaaCGGTAAAGAGATAAAGATTCATTTCACCAATAATGACACCGTTCACCTTTCTGCAGCTATATTGCCTTGTAAGGTATTGACCCCCCCTTaaactatttcacattttgttacattaaatCAACAAATTGCATTACATTGTATTtaaactggaaggaaaatgataggTGGTTTTTTTCTAACCAAAAACCTATAAAATGTGGAGTGTAAAATGCCATAACACTGGAAATTATCATGCTGTTTATATTTAGCCCTCCCAAGGCTAAGACATGAAATGCTTTGATCAAAGAATTTCATTGCAGCCCCTGCTGGATGTTTAGGGTCGATGTCCTGCTGGGAGATGGACCTCAATCCttgtttcaattttttttacagaacaggtcttctttcaggattgcccttgatttagctccatccatcgtcCCATCAACTCTGCTAAGATTGCCTgtccacagcattatgctgccaacGCTATGTTTCAGCATGGAGATAATGTGTTGGGGGTTACctacagtgttagttttacacctcTTATAGCATTTTTGATCTAAGcttacatttacttttttactttaaGTTTACTTTTGGTTTTATCTTACTTGagctccttcttccacatgtttgctgcgtGCTCTACATGGATTGCAGTACACCGGAAACTGAATTTCTAGTTACTATCCTTCCACAGAGGTTTTCCTTTATGACGCGCTTCCATAAAGACCATCTTTGTGGAGTGAACAACTAATAGctttcctgtcaacagattctaccacctgagctttggatttctgcagctcctccagaactaccatgggcctcttggctgcttttctgattaatggtCTCCTTACCCagccagtcagtttaggtggacagctaGGTTTTGGTAGGTTTTCAGTTGTGCTTCATTTTCTGAAGATGGACTGAACAGTTAGGTCAATAAGAAGAATGGGATCAGTAGGATATCCTATATGAATTGAAAATAAACAGCAGATTTAGAACCCTATCTGTGCTGAACTTGGGGGCAGATCTAGATGTAGATTGGCTCGACAAGACAAGAAAATATGTGCTTATTGTTTTCCTGGATGTAACGCTTTTTCATAGGTCTGTGAAGAAGAATTCAGAGGTTGAGGAAAAAGAAGCGGTGAGCACAGACATGAGGAAGAACAGAGACGCTCAGCTGGAGGAAGAAGCACAACATCTGAAGGAGGAGGTGGAGAAACTAAGGGTGGAAATGGAGAAACTGGAGGAGTCCCAGAAACACTGGGACGAGAAGAAAGAGGATGACCTGAAAGAAGAGGAGGTGGACGAGGAGAAGAGGAAAGAGCGAGAAGAGGAGAAGCGAAGAGCGGAGGTAGAGGAGATCAGGAAGGAGCACAAGAGAGAGATGCAGAGTTTGGTTTCTGAGTACAG from Girardinichthys multiradiatus isolate DD_20200921_A chromosome 5, DD_fGirMul_XY1, whole genome shotgun sequence carries:
- the fam184b gene encoding protein FAM184B, with translation MASGAGKAAQSPGPGSTVNGTAAELATFEQELYDYQMHSKMCKKIAQLTKVIYSLNMRNEEQEAALLALNHAHHDELHRILMETCQEGEGSVLRTRLLELQESLDEQQRVGAQVQADFEFFRLQVEERERETEAELRKEFQEKLRAAEDGLLEAKAEISATQEESLRLGKELENTMEQIQELSAKREELQKAADEEKKKKQEEREREDREKEKLEEERIMEKHEDLERVKSLLEELQALKEERERAEEEKRRAVKEEQEQWEQKVNDLHEEKEQMRKKIEAEWREERQRWEEREEEEKKGMHSALRERVKRAEAEVEGHLERQAESKRNTVKLQERIQDLEEELELDRKRVLEAEAVVKRAEEELAVAKERLLLQEDELQSRAEELLNRGRCEVCVCAELEELKSQVNRLQSRNRELELQSSGRNSDHARQIRQHAEALSSLRSEMVRAQTEELRRIQKHADDEREKLLKEMEKERESRQKDRQQEKDQFEKERSKIRRERDEEKEVLQKQVEEITERLRREKEEDVDRLRKELEVERVRIRSQLDKSIEQVETERANVQQKLEEEKKRLAEKAEEDKKRLKEQVRRAIEEVMRRHAAELNNVQEALSSERKTNQEVCARLEDERQAAEELRKSLEREKDELRTKLKDTNSEICRLEAVIQQNGEKEKVAGEAATSCGPRYSRLEEELGQARSRLARAQEEAERQRDRLQRETASLRSDKHRLEEKVLEQSRMNTERNLLEQSQRHMEAHIRAECEDRLRAEFRIEMNAAVAESEQRWQDREQELQTQVSELQALLTELQAQMQAEKKTAGREDDSHANPEIDKLRKEVQDTKEINKKLRELLQEPQSQSLAEERHSHAMALQALERQAKEDLLSEINRLQTMHHLELDKQRAELTQQHTEWSRQMTQRHMQQIEDLQAQLQAHTQMMALQQDLKQQNQYQVFERQLDESRCAMLELQRENTALKKKLQERSVKKNSEVEEKEAVSTDMRKNRDAQLEEEAQHLKEEVEKLRVEMEKLEESQKHWDEKKEDDLKEEEVDEEKRKEREEEKRRAEVEEIRKEHKREMQSLVSEYSSAQKHLQARIVALENELREREERCRRREPRCDDLSLGRLQERLMERDQLIKRLVEERHQLQLHPPVAWDNSTLRLRDSKSRPGSVTPTMRRKDVESPPRITSIPSNPSPATYDRNIFLSHSSSSSSASVHPHSSSTLPHQSSSHPHISPHYSTSSLPHKHTSLSLNQQSSPSVPRSSRSRTSCIPPTPAPTAPLPVCPSHQTGIRYVSPSCQEPHSYMQAQSIRGPYLEQRGTEGLKQEWFTKYFSF